CCGCTGAGCGTGATGCGCTTCTCGGGCGCGCTCTGGATGGCCATGGTGATGAGAGCGATGTAGCTGTAGGGCGGCTTGGTGGCCtcggggctggggaaggggccgCCGGCCGGCTCGGGGGCCGGCGGGCTGCGCAGCGCTGCGTCGCCGACGGGGAGGTCCGGCTGCATCCTCTTGGCCAACCGCAGCTttcccgcgccgccgccgccgctgccgccgctcccGCTCTGCCGCTCGGCCCCAGCACGGCCCGTTAAAACTCGCCGGCGGCCCAGCCTCCCGCGCCTGGCCGGCGAGGGGGCGGCGGGCCCCTCCTCTCCGGGGCCGCCCAGGGCGGAGCGGGGCTCCGCCGTCCAGCGCTGGTCCCTGCGGACGGACAGACGGACGCGCCGCCAAGGCCTGCGGCCAGCAGCCAgcggccccggggctggcaCGGCCGCGGCCTCCCCGGGGCAGAGGCGGGCAGCGCTAGCCTTGGCCGAGCTCCGGACACGGCCcccggctcccccagcccctcttccCACGGGAGGTTCCCACGACCTGGGTCTCATCCTGCCCTGCCCACGATGCGCAGCCGGGCCCCGGCTGGGGATGGCGGGGGGCTGAGGGGGGTGCTGCTGGCGGgactggggctgctgccagccctcgGCTCCCCACCcgccccctgcccaccccagcgCCTCggcccccacccccagcctgcgGTTGTGCCGGATCCTGTGCACCGTGCCAGATCTCTGCTCTGTGCCAAGTCCCCGCACCGTGCCCAGCCAGGACACTGCCTCCAGGGTGCAGCACGGCCCCCACCTTCCAGGAACCCCCTCACTCCACTCAccaggggaaactgaggcacgggcaGCGAGTGCCTTTGGGACAGGCTCCCGCGTCACCGGGTCGGCAGAGCAGCTAACGGGGACCTCgccgctgcctgcaccccctgcCACGGGGCCAGGACCCGGGGCAGGACAGGTCTTGAGCTGGCGCAGGGGCAGAGGGGTCGGCTCACACCGTCCCCCAcggctggggctgagctggctTTGCCCACAGCATGAGGCTACCCAGGCTCGGCTCCCCCAGCTGCCCGTACACCCCTCGGACTGGCACCAGCCCCCCACGCCGGAGCCAGCGGTACCGAAATACAACCTTTATTTCTAAGGTTTGCGAACGGTGAGTCCCGGCAGTGCAAGGCACGAGGAcagagctggctctgctccGGCTCACCAAACAAGCACAGAGCAAATCCCACCCGGGTGGCTCCCGGGGAATAAATACAGCGAtctgcgcggcggcggcggcggtggccgTCCACCCGCCCGCATCCAGCCCCGCAGCGCTGAGCGCCCCGCGCACACCAGCTCGGGGAATGTGGCCGGAGCGGGGCCGTGGGGCAGCAGAGCATCCCGCTCCGAGGCTTTGTCGTGACTGGGCTctcctcccgcccgcccgggctcagggctggcagagctgtttGAGGACGCGGATAATGTGGCTGGAGGCGCcgggggtgcagggctggggggagtCGCGGAGCAGCGTCGGCCCCATGCGCTGGGCGTGATGGAAGAGCTCCCGCGCAAACACCGGCTCCACCTGCGGAGGCACAGAGCCGACGGAGGACGGGCGCAGGTCCGTGTGCCCCCTGACCGCGACGGCCCCGGCGCCCAGCTCGGTGCCGCCGCGAGCGCCAGCCCCGGTGCGTACTCACGTGGGCCATGATGAGCTTCTGGAAGTGGTGCCCGGCGCTGGTGGGGTAttcctccccaaaacacagGTGGATCTGGTACTGCGGCATGGGCTGCCCGTGGCTCAGGTACCCCCGCAGCTCTGCAAGACATCAGCCCCGTCAGGGGACACGGGGTCCCCGTGGCCCCGCAGCCCAGAGCAGCCGCACCGGGGCAGGACCTGGCCCCGTTCCCGAGGGGATCAGGGTCTCCCGGGGCAGGGGCCGGCGGAGCCCGTgcgcccggggcggcgggtGGGCACTTACGCTGCAGGAACTGCTGCGTGTCCAGCAGCTTGTAGGtcttctccctctccagcttGTTGGGCCAGTCCCTGTGCGGGGCCAGTGGCCCGTTCCAGTACACCCTGCCCTGGCACTGGCGCTTCATGAAGACCCCCTCCGGCGCTACCCACAGCAGCACACCGCGCTCCAGGTGGGGCAGGAGCCGCTCCAGCACGTCAGTCATGCCGGCCacccggccgctgccgccgaGCACCCGCGGCGGGGGGAACTCGATCTGCTCCATGCAGGAGGGGCCGTAGAGGCGCTCGCTGTCAGCCAGGACGGCGCGGGAGGTGATGCGGCAGCCCTCGGCCGTGCGCGTGGTGACCTCCTTCACCAGCACATCGCAGTAGTAGAGGCGGACATGGAGCCAGCAGTCTGGGGCGAGGGGAGGGTCAGCTCACGGGCAGCCCGGTCCAGGGGGGCCACCCAGGGCACTGCCCGGCCAGCGTGGCTCCTACCTGAGTGGTTGACGTCCTCCACGGGGAGGTAGGATGGGGGTCCGGGGAGGAGGTGGCCGTGGGTTGGGTTCCAGCCGTAGAAGACTCCCCTCACGTGGTACCCTGGGCCAGGGCAGAGACGAGGTGGTAAAGGGACGTGGGCAGCTGTCCCCGAGGGCTCCTGGGTGCTGTCCTGGCCCCAGCCCTTGGGCCAGGCGGGCAGCAGGGTCCTTCCCACCACTGCTGCTTGTTACTGGGCCTCGTTAAAGCCCCTAAGTGCATGATCAAGTGGCTTTGCNNNNNNNNNNNNNNNNNNNNNNNNNNNNNNNNNNNNNNNNNNNNNNNNNNNNNNNNNNNNNNNNNNNNNNNNNNNNNNNNNNNNNNNNNNNNNNNNNNNNNNNNNNNNNNNNNNNNNNNNNNNNNNNNNNNNNNNNNNNNNNNNNNNNNNNNNNNNNNNNNNNNNNNNNNNNNNNNNNNNNNNNNNNNNNNNNNNNNNNNNNNNNNNNNNNNNNNNNNNNNNNNNNNNNNNNNNNNNNNNNNNNNNNNNNNNNNNNNNNNNNNNNNNNNNNNNNNNNNNNNNNNNNNNNNNNNNNNNNNNNNNNNNNNNNNNNNNNNNNNNNNNNNNNNNNNNNNNNNNNNNNNNNNNNNNNNNNNNNNNNNNNNNNNNNNNNNNNNNNNNNNNNNNNNNNNNNNNNNNNNNNNNNNNNNNNNNNNNNNNNNNNNNNNNNNNNNNNNNNNNNNNNNNNNNNNNNNNNNNNNNNNNNNNNNNNNNNNNNNNNNNNNNNNNNNNNNNNNNNNGAGCCGGGACGGTGCGTGGCAGCTGCCGGCTGTGCGGGGGGACGGCGCAGCTCAGGGGTCTGTGCACGGGGGGCTGCTGTGCGCCGCAGGAGAGGCAGGATCACGGTGCTGACGAGCCCAATTAGCGAGGCTGATTACAGGGAGAGGATGAGGTCGCCGGTGTCCGGGTCTCGCTCGTGCGTGGGTGCCCTGGGACCAGCAGCGATGCCCTGCGGCATCCCGGGCTCTGCATCACGTCTCCGGTTGCTTTCCCCCCACACTGTGCCCTCTGTCCCCGGGCCGTCGCCTGGTTCGCACCCTGCCAGTGAGGGGGGGTCCATCCCCGGGCCCTTCtgcggggagaggggctggggggcagcggCCGCCGCGGTGGTGCCGCGATGGCGGCTCTGGCCTGGCTGGCCGCGAGCAGTTGGCACCAGGGTGCAAATCTGTGCCGGGAGCCGGGAGGCGGGCGGCCGCAGCCTCTCCCCCCGAGCAGCGAGGGATGGGCCTCAGCAAAGGCTAAAATTAGCTGCTCCCCCCAAGGTGGACATTAAAACGTCATTTTGACACCAGCGCAAAGAAGGCGGCGGGggccaggagctgggctggccgCGGGGCTGTGGGCTGGCCCCCGCCGGCATCGGCACCTGTGGAAACTGGGGCGGAACTACTAAAATTGCGTTATTTGCTGACAGCAACGTCTTGCCCGGCAGCCGGTTCTCGGGGGGGCTTTTTGGGGCTCCCAGCAGGGCAGCGAGAGGGGATGGGGCAGGCGGTGACAGGGCTGCCGGGGCGTCATCGGCCTCGCTGGGGAGCACCACGGGAGCCCCGTGGGACCGGCATGCCCACCCTGCCCTCCCGCACGCCGAGGGAGCtggcggggctgcccggggcgAGAGCAGATGGCAGCGAGGTGGCACGGGGGCTTCGGTGGCCCCAGCTGACGGCCCCCACCGTGGTCTCGGGGCTGTGCAGCCCAAGGGTGGGAGCACCCAGCCGTCCCCACAGCGGGAGCAGGGCcggctcctgcctcctcctgctgaCGGATGAGCCAAAAGTGCTGGGATCAGGGTTTCTCCCGTGCTCCGGGCTAATGGAGTTGGCCGGCAGCGCTTTCTGGAGCTGACGGAGAGGCTGTCGCTCTGCGTGAGGGTTTCAGTCGGCTGGGAGGAAGCTTTACGGCCCGATGTCCTCCCgcttcatctttctgttttcctccttgtctggctccctcctccccccgaggcAGCGGAGCCGCCGGCCCGTggtgcagcagggctgcccGGGGATGCCCTGCCCGTCCGGCCCCGTGTCCCCTCCTGCGGTGCCCGGATCTGGCCCCGTGCCGCGGGGAGGGGTCCCTGGTGGCGGTGACTCAGCCGGCGCGTGCGTCGGTGCCACGCACACCTCCGCTAACCCCCGGCCGACGACCAGATGGCCGGGGCCGGCGTTTGCCTGCGCCCACAGCCCTGCCAAGAGCCGAGGCAACGCCGGCACGAGCGGCCGGGAGCTTCCCGTGGGCAGCGCGGCACGACCAGCTGGTGCCTCCGTCctggccggggcagggggaggcagggtgGGCTCCGTGCCAGCCGGGACCGAAATATCCCCTTTGAGAAGCAGCCGGacctggtgctgggctggggccagggcaCCCCAAATCCATGGGTGGCCGGAGAGCGGGGCTGCAGGTGGGATCCCcggcttggggaggggggagccaGACCTTGCGTGGTGGGGAGGGCGCAGGGGCAGCACCGGCGGGCGGAGGGGTGGGTGATGGCCGGGTGGGCACCGTGATGGCTGGGTGGGCAGCGGGGCAATGGCCAGGTGAGCTCCAGGGCAGCAGGGTGCTGAGCTGGCTTTGCACAAGCTGCCCCTTCCTGGCATCTTGGGGTCCCCGGGTGGGACAGGGATGTGCTCAGCATCGccgctgccctgcagccccctgcacccctggCGTGGGGGGCTTTCCGTGGCCCCAAATCATGGGGGAAGTGCTCACTGGAGTGGGTTGGCAGCGGTCACGGGGCACGCCTGGCATGGGCAGGGGGAGGTGAGCTCGGCtgcccgggcggcgggggctcgTCTcaccctcccgcccccccccccccccccgccctcgcGTAGGTACCTCCGCACGCTGTacctggggctgcagagccgGTGGCAGGCCGAGCACCGCCGCCGCCACTTCTACTGGCGGATGATGTTCGAGAGCGCGGACATCAGCATGCTGCGGCTGCTGGAGACCTTCCTGAAGAGCGCGCCCCAGCTcgtgctgcagctcagcatcATGGTGCAGCAGAACAGCATCGAGCCGCTGCAGGGTAAGGGCCACGGCCCCCGCGGTGGGGGACGGGGGCGGCTGGAGGGGGGACCCCGGGCTGCCACAGGCTCTCACTGCCCCTCCCTGCTTTGTGCCCGCAGGGCTCTCGGCCTCGGCCTCGCTGGTCTCCCTGGCGTGGATGATCGCCTCCTACCAGAAGGTGCTGCGGGACTCGCGGGAGGACAAGATGCCCATGTCCTACAAGGGGGCCGTGGTGCAGATCCTGTGGCACCTCTTCACCATCGCCGCCCGCGCCATCGCCTTCGCCCTCTTCGCCTCCGTGTTCCAGCTCTACTTCGGCATCTTCATCGTCACCCACTGGTGCATCATGACCTTCTGGATCATCCAGGGTGAGACGGACTTCTGCATGTCCAAGTGGGAGGAGATCATCTACAACATGGTGGTGGGCATCATCTACATCTTCTGCTGGTTCAACGTCAAGGAGGGACGGAGCCGCTACCGCATGTGCATCTATTACATCATCACGCTGTCGGAGAACGCCGCCCTCACCATCCTCTGGTTCCTCTACTACGACCGCAAGACCACCTCCGACTTTGACGCCTTAATCCTCGTCTGCGTGGTCAGCTCCAGCTTTGCCCTCGGCATCTTCTTCATGTTCATCTACTACTGCCTCTTGCACCCCAACGGCCCCATGTTCagcccccgcggcgggggctgcATTTTCCGGCAGcggccggccccggcgccgGGGCCCCCCGCGGACGCCGTCACCAGTCCCCCCCGCTCGCTGCCGCGGACTACAGGAGGGGAGCGGGACGGGGCGCCGGGGGAGCGGGACAGCTGCGTGCCCGTCTTCCAGGTGAGACCCCGCGCACCACCGGCGCCGGCTGCCCGCGCCCCGCGGACAGAGGGCCCCGTCATCCGCATTGACCTGCCCAGGAAGAAGTACCCGGCCTGGGACGCCCACTTCATCGACCGGCGCCTGCGGAAGACCATCCTGGCGCTGGAGTACGCGTCGCCCACCACCCCGCGCCTGCAGTACCGCACCGCCGGTGCCCCCCAGGAGGTGCTGGAGTACGAGACCACCGTGTAGGGCGAGGGGCGCGGGGCCGTGGCGGGGCCCTCCCGGTGCCATCCCGGCCGCCCCGCGTCTTCGCAGCCGTTTGCCTTTCCGTTGGGTTTGCCGGTGCTGCTGTGCCGCCGTGCCGAGCGCCCCGCGGGTGGGGGCCGGGGAGGTCTCTTGGTGCTatcccccccccgcgccgccctcCCGCAGCCGAGACCCCTGTCCCCACCCCACGGCGGCCGCCCCGGCTCCCCCTGGGGCTCGTCCTTGCCAAAATACCTCACCGGTGCCTGAGCTCAAGGCGGTGGGTGCTGCGGCCCCGCAGCTCTTGACCGTGTCAGTGGTGCAGGATGGGGACCGGGGACGCCCCGGGCTGGGGGCCGGCAGCTGTGAGGGGCTTGGGGCACGGTGGGGCACGGCGCGGCCCAGGTGGGCAGCACACGGGGACACGGATGCCCGTGCCATGGCAGGGCCGTGGGGCTGGAGCATGGCTGCACTGCTGTGTGTGTGGGGCTCGTCACCCCGAggaagctggggcaggggacagcCGGGGTCCAGCCAGCCCCCCCGGGTCTCCTGCTCCCCCCACACCCTGCAGCGCCGGCCCCGGGGGAGCCCCTTCATCTCCATCCTCCGTCCCCCTGGCTCAGGGGTGAGCCATGTCCCCAACCCCATGGGGTCCCCGCTGCCCTGTGGGGTGCAGACCCTGGCCCGGGGGGCCTCTCATGGGTGGGTACGGACCCTGCTCCCCCTGGCTCTGAGCTGGGCCCCCGGCTCTGGCCGGGACGGCTGCGCCCCATCACCCCCCCTGTCCCCAGGGGAACCGCTTCATCTCATCGGGTTTGTTTTCACCTGAATGGTGACATTTTGTGTGACATTTTCTACCTCCGCTGCAGCCGGGGGGGGGAGCATGGCCTGGCTGGCACCGCTGAGGGGGGCGTGCGGGGCCGCCGGCGTTCCCGGGGCTCCCCAAAGCGGGATTCACCCCCAGCTGTTCTCCCCTCCCGGGTTTGGCATCGCTTCCTACCCGGGAGCGTTTCCattcaccccccccccccatcagcATCagccccctccacctccccagtATAAACCTGAGCCGGGATCCTGcctcccccctgcctcccccctgcctgcccctgcctgcccctgcctcgCCAGAGGAgtggggctgccctgggctccGGGTTTGAATGTGtctctggtcctgcccggaTCCGTTGGCGTGCCCCCTCCCGAAGGGCTGTGCTGAATGTACCCTGTGCCCCCCGGGACCAGGGGTGTCccacgggggcgggggggggatgCGTGTGTGAGCATGTgcgtgcgtgtgcgtgtgtgcatgtgtgtgcgtgtgcatgtgtgcatgtgcgtgtgtgcgcgtgtatgcatgtgtgtgtgtgtgcagggggctggcaggggtttgcagggcaggggagctgcCGGACCCCGCGGCCGTGCACCGCCCCGGCCCCTCGCCCCCCGCACCCACGGCCCCCGTGCCTTCCCCGTGTCCCCTGTGCCCCCCTGGCAATGGCCCCGCAGGGTCCCGTGCCGTGGTGCCAAGCCCTGGCCCGGGCTGGGGAGCGTGGGCAGCCCCACCGGCCCTGCCGTGCCACGAGGCACCGAGGCACCGTGCGAGGCACCGGGCTGGCCGCGGGGAAGGCTGGTGTGGGGGACCCACGCCTGGGAATGGCTCTGGCTGCCGCCCACTGTGCTGGGGCGCAGGGTCCCCAAGGGACGGCGTGGGTGCCCGGCCCCGTGGCACGGCCGGGGCGGGTGGGTGCACGGTGTCGGTGGCATcgcattgcttttgtttcccatttctctGTAGCTGGAAGGCTGGGGTGACAGCAGGCTGGGGCGGACCATCGCTGGGATCACTGGTGCTAACTGGTGCTAACTGGAAGCCTCGTAAATCCTTTTGAAAGAGGGTGCAGAgcatggctggggctgggcagcaggcTGGGCCCCCCGTGACCCACACCCCTCCTTCACTGCCGGTAACGGGCAGACCCCAGCAGTGGGTGCTGACGGTGCCAGGGGCAGCGCTGGGCACGGGGTGGCTCTGCTGGGGGGGGATCTCTTTTCCTCAGGGAAGGTCGGGGGCAGCGGCcgggggagctgggctggggccgGGGTTCATCCCTGCAGGGGTCGAGCGGCATCGCAACAGCCCCCGGCACGGTGCCCAGGCGGCCACAGCTCCTTGCCGGGTCCTGCTCATGGAGCCGGGAAGCCACCGAGGATGGGGACAGGCTGCATGGGGACTGGGTGCCAGCACGGAGCGGCTCCTCTgggctcccccctgccccagcccctctccccgtccccctgagggcagagaggagctgccaCGGTCGGGGTGATCTGCACCCCTCATGCTCTTCACCCCCGGGGTTTGCGTGGGGACCCCGGGGCCGCACCGGCGGGACAGAGGGACACTTTTCTATGCACTCAAGCCACGGTACCCTCAGCCCTGGGCTGCTCCGGGCAGggatctcagcagcagcaggcagcagcgagCCCCTGCCCGCGCGGTGCTGCCCTGCTCGGCACGAGGAGCCTGGCCGTGCGTGGGGCTTGGGGGCAGCCATgggccctgctcctggccccgGCGGCTCGGTGCCACCCGCCCAGCTGTGCCGCAGGGGAAGCCAAACCCAGTGCCCCGGTGCCAGCGGCAGCACCGGGATGGCGGCGCCTGCCCACCAGGACCGTGGCGAGGGGGTGCGAcctggggccaggctgggtgCTACAGGACGGGGGCAGCTCTGGGGGTGCTCAAGCTCCAACGGGGGACCGGGGTCCTGGTTGCTGGGGGAGTGACCCCCGGGGGTGGCAGCGGGGCCACCCCGGCTTCAGGGAGCGGGAAGAGGTTTGGGCCGGGGCCCGGCCCCGTTTGCTCTCAGCTGGGGCTGTTCGCTCCTGGTGGGGGCTGCCGGGGGTCTCGGCCACGTCCCTGGCCCCCCAACCCCGGCACTGGGACCTGGCAGCCGCTGTCACGTACTGTAAATACTCTGTGTGCCACCTTCTTCTCTGGGACCCTCGGCGCGGGCAGGGGGGCGAGCGGGAGGCCGGGGTCCGTACCGAGACTTTTTTGTATACCACAAactttttgtatatttttaattttgctgcaaCATGAGATATTAAATTCATTTCAATAAGCCCTGCCTGCGGGAACCTGTCCTTGCCGGCACCTCCGGCTCACGCCCCAGGCTCCGCAGCGGGGCAGGACGCTGCCCCTCTGTCCCGGGGTGCTCAGGGACGCTGGGGGATGGAGCAGGACGGCTGCAGCGGTGCTGCCTGTCCGGTGTCGGTGGCCCTGGCCGGTGCTGGCCCCGGTGTGGCGGCCGGCAGGGAAGGGGTGCGTGGGCAGGATGCAGCGTGCTGGGGAGGAAGCTGCCGGACATGGCTGCTGCCGGGCCAACCTCCTCCCTCCTGGAGGCCCCGATCCCCGGCCAACCCCCAGACCCACGGGGGGCTCAGGCCCCATAGCTGGCCATGGGGATGGGGTGCTGGGTGCAGCTGCATgggctgctgccgctgccgtTCCCCGTGCCAGGGCCCCGCGTGGGTAGGGCAGGACGGGGGCAGCGAGGGCCGGGAGCCCCCAGTGCTGCCCCACGAGGATGGGGCTGATGTGGGGCcatggggcaggggctgctctgcagccggGTCCCGTGGGCACCCCcagtcccagccccagccccagcgccTGCTCCGGTCCCATCCCAGCCTACTTCAGCCCCTGCCTCTGCCCAAATCCCAGCCCAATCCCAGCCCAGTTCAACCCCTGCCTCTACCCAAATCCCAGCCCAATCCCAGCCCatgtgccagccccagccccagtcCCAGCCCTAGttgcagcccagccccagcaccagtCCCAGTCCAAGCCCCTGCTCCAGTCCCAGCCCAGCCTACttcagctcctgcctctgcccaaGTACCAGCCCAGCCCCAGTCCTAGTCCCAGCCCGGGTCCCAATCTCAGTCCCAGTCTCAGCCGCAGTCCCAGTCCTGTCCCAgccccagtcccagtcccagcccagcccagcccaggccaGCCCAGTCCCAGCACCCCCCAGGAGGGGCAGGAACTCACATCCCAGCCATCCTGGTGGAGTTTCCGACACAGGAAAACGCAGCGGCGCCGAGCGGGGCGGTGGGGGCGGCCGTGCCAGGAGGCTGCGCCGCGGCCCCGCCATGGACTGCGAGGccaagaaggggaagaaggtgTGTGGGCCGGGGCTGGGGTCCCTGGGGGGCTGGCGGGAGGGCAGGAGCGGGCGAGATGCATGGGGACACCGGGACAAGGGGCCCCGCACCCCCTCCCGTGGCgcagcagggagaggtggggtCCCCACTCGCTGCCCCCCGAACCACCCAAATGGTGCAAATTCGGGGTCAGCAAGCAAAGAGGTGCCCAGCCCCTCCTTGGGTGCTGGGTGCCCGCAGACCCTGTGCGTGGGTGCCGGGGTTGGGTGCCTGGCGCTGACGCATCCCCGTGCCCGTTCTCCCTGCCAGGGCTTCGTGTCGCCCATCAAGCGGCTGGTTTTCCCCAAGGCGGCTCGGAGGCCGGCGCTCCGCAGCAGCGTCTACCGGCGGCCGCTGCACTCGGTGCCCCTCTACCCCCCCGACTACCTGATCGACCCCCAGATCCTGCTGCACGACTACGTGGAGAAGGAGGTGAAGGTAAGGGGGTGGGGGGTCCCCAGGGATGCCCGGGATCCCTGCCTGCTCGGTGCGGGGGGACATGAGGCCACCACACCACACCGAGAGCCAGCACCTGCGGTGGCCAGGAGGATCCtggtcccctccctgcccaggcaAACATCCAGGGAGGGGGACAGTgggctggggtgcaggggacCCCCTGGATCTCCC
The genomic region above belongs to Gymnogyps californianus isolate 813 chromosome 17, ASM1813914v2, whole genome shotgun sequence and contains:
- the LOC127023500 gene encoding interferon regulatory factor 4-like produces the protein MPQGIAAGYHVRGVFYGWNPTHGHLLPGPPSYLPVEDVNHSDCWLHVRLYYCDVLVKEVTTRTAEGCRITSRAVLADSERLYGPSCMEQIEFPPPRVLGGSGRVAGMTDVLERLLPHLERGVLLWVAPEGVFMKRQCQGRVYWNGPLAPHRDWPNKLEREKTYKLLDTQQFLQQLRGYLSHGQPMPQYQIHLCFGEEYPTSAGHHFQKLIMAHVEPVFARELFHHAQRMGPTLLRDSPQPCTPGASSHIIRVLKQLCQP
- the XKR7 gene encoding XK-related protein 7 → MMFESADISMLRLLETFLKSAPQLVLQLSIMVQQNSIEPLQGLSASASLVSLAWMIASYQKVLRDSREDKMPMSYKGAVVQILWHLFTIAARAIAFALFASVFQLYFGIFIVTHWCIMTFWIIQGETDFCMSKWEEIIYNMVVGIIYIFCWFNVKEGRSRYRMCIYYIITLSENAALTILWFLYYDRKTTSDFDALILVCVVSSSFALGIFFMFIYYCLLHPNGPMFSPRGGGCIFRQRPAPAPGPPADAVTSPPRSLPRTTGGERDGAPGERDSCVPVFQVRPRAPPAPAARAPRTEGPVIRIDLPRKKYPAWDAHFIDRRLRKTILALEYASPTTPRLQYRTAGAPQEVLEYETTV